From one Culex quinquefasciatus strain JHB chromosome 3, VPISU_Cqui_1.0_pri_paternal, whole genome shotgun sequence genomic stretch:
- the LOC119770163 gene encoding uncharacterized protein LOC119770163 isoform X4 — MALLVVTAFPRPRWQPTLGWALGAALLLTSGVNGGYPRDVELIEPVTGNLNRNDPPPKVAASARGRHHYPSYVKGQDPVEEYNRRRLHVDTSRYLSGHREALSHWDGHRQLEAEGRALRERYGRRSGVESDRLQRQKKVQHREGVDRGRGVIGRQKVKDPIKRRVGRRVQLDMDAPRRYEESDPHVFSYERAEPLVEGDEDSGRQASLPDDVKFFQDLYCEQKSPLELEFGHLYETQDGWEERYERQDHKNHRHQGKLP, encoded by the exons ATGGCCTTATTAGTGGTCACCGCCTTCCCGCGACCCCGGTGGCAGCCAACCCTGGGCTGGGCGTTGGGCGCGGCCCTGCTGCTGACCAGCGGAGTGAACGGTGGCTACCCCCGTGACGTCGAGTTGATCGAGCCGGTTACGGGGAACCTTAACCGCAACGACCCACCGCCAAAGGTTGCCGCGAGTGCGCGCGGCCGGCACCACTATCCAAGTTACGTGAAAGGTCAAGACCCGGTCGAGGAGTACAATCGCCGGAGGTTGCACGTGGACACCTCGCGGTACTTGAGCGGTCACCGGGAAGCCCTCTCGCACTGGGATGGCCACCGGCAGCTGGAGGCCGAGGGGCGGGCACTTCGGGAACGGTATGGACGGCGTTCGGGGGTTGAAAGTGATCGACTGCAGAGGCAGAAAAAAGTGCAGCATCGTGAGGGGGTCGATCGAGGCAGGGGTGTGATAGGTCGCCAGAAAGTGAAAGATCCAATTAAACGGCGCGTTGGACGGCGGGTGCAGTTGGATATGGATGCTCCGAGGAGGTACGAGGAGTCGGATCCGCACGTGTTCTCGTACGAACGGGCGGAACCGTTGGTAGAGGGGGATGAAGATTCTGGAAGGCAGGCCAGTTTACCGGATGATGTAAAGTTCTTTCA ggATCTCTACTGCGAGCAAAAGTCTCCCCTGGAGTTGGAGTTTGGTCATCTGTACGAGACTCAGGATGGCTGGGAAGAGCGGTACGAACGTCAGGATCACAAGAATCATCGACATCAGGGAAAA CTACCTTAA
- the LOC119770163 gene encoding uncharacterized protein LOC119770163 isoform X1: protein MALLVVTAFPRPRWQPTLGWALGAALLLTSGVNGGYPRDVELIEPVTGNLNRNDPPPKVAASARGRHHYPSYVKGQDPVEEYNRRRLHVDTSRYLSGHREALSHWDGHRQLEAEGRALRERYGRRSGVESDRLQRQKKVQHREGVDRGRGVIGRQKVKDPIKRRVGRRVQLDMDAPRRYEESDPHVFSYERAEPLVEGDEDSGRQASLPDDVKFFQDLYCEQKSPLELEFGHLYETQDGWEERYLNFFGDGSFNAGSKRGNDQHYVEQHERGSRGAGIFQKRVKWADKKGGFGEHYWDLNHVTS from the exons ATGGCCTTATTAGTGGTCACCGCCTTCCCGCGACCCCGGTGGCAGCCAACCCTGGGCTGGGCGTTGGGCGCGGCCCTGCTGCTGACCAGCGGAGTGAACGGTGGCTACCCCCGTGACGTCGAGTTGATCGAGCCGGTTACGGGGAACCTTAACCGCAACGACCCACCGCCAAAGGTTGCCGCGAGTGCGCGCGGCCGGCACCACTATCCAAGTTACGTGAAAGGTCAAGACCCGGTCGAGGAGTACAATCGCCGGAGGTTGCACGTGGACACCTCGCGGTACTTGAGCGGTCACCGGGAAGCCCTCTCGCACTGGGATGGCCACCGGCAGCTGGAGGCCGAGGGGCGGGCACTTCGGGAACGGTATGGACGGCGTTCGGGGGTTGAAAGTGATCGACTGCAGAGGCAGAAAAAAGTGCAGCATCGTGAGGGGGTCGATCGAGGCAGGGGTGTGATAGGTCGCCAGAAAGTGAAAGATCCAATTAAACGGCGCGTTGGACGGCGGGTGCAGTTGGATATGGATGCTCCGAGGAGGTACGAGGAGTCGGATCCGCACGTGTTCTCGTACGAACGGGCGGAACCGTTGGTAGAGGGGGATGAAGATTCTGGAAGGCAGGCCAGTTTACCGGATGATGTAAAGTTCTTTCA ggATCTCTACTGCGAGCAAAAGTCTCCCCTGGAGTTGGAGTTTGGTCATCTGTACGAGACTCAGGATGGCTGGGAAGAGCG CTACCTTAACTTTTTCGGTGACGGTTCGTTCAACGCCGGGTCCAAACGTGGCAACGATCAGCACTACGTCGAACAGCACGAGCGGGGATCCCGCGGGGCCGGAATCTTTCAGAAGCGG GTCAAGTGGGCCGACAAAAAGGGCGGATTCGGCGAGCACTATTGGGATTTGAACCACGTAACGAGCTAG
- the LOC119770163 gene encoding uncharacterized protein LOC119770163 isoform X3 produces MALLVVTAFPRPRWQPTLGWALGAALLLTSGVNGGYPRDVELIEPVTGNLNRNDPPPKVAASARGRHHYPSYVKGQDPVEEYNRRRLHVDTSRYLSGHREALSHWDGHRQLEAEGRALRERYGRRSGVESDRLQRQKKVQHREGVDRGRGVIGRQKVKDPIKRRVGRRVQLDMDAPRRYEESDPHVFSYERAEPLVEGDEDSGRQASLPDDVKFFHYLNFFGDGSFNAGSKRGNDQHYVEQHERGSRGAGIFQKRVKWADKKGGFGEHYWDLNHVTS; encoded by the exons ATGGCCTTATTAGTGGTCACCGCCTTCCCGCGACCCCGGTGGCAGCCAACCCTGGGCTGGGCGTTGGGCGCGGCCCTGCTGCTGACCAGCGGAGTGAACGGTGGCTACCCCCGTGACGTCGAGTTGATCGAGCCGGTTACGGGGAACCTTAACCGCAACGACCCACCGCCAAAGGTTGCCGCGAGTGCGCGCGGCCGGCACCACTATCCAAGTTACGTGAAAGGTCAAGACCCGGTCGAGGAGTACAATCGCCGGAGGTTGCACGTGGACACCTCGCGGTACTTGAGCGGTCACCGGGAAGCCCTCTCGCACTGGGATGGCCACCGGCAGCTGGAGGCCGAGGGGCGGGCACTTCGGGAACGGTATGGACGGCGTTCGGGGGTTGAAAGTGATCGACTGCAGAGGCAGAAAAAAGTGCAGCATCGTGAGGGGGTCGATCGAGGCAGGGGTGTGATAGGTCGCCAGAAAGTGAAAGATCCAATTAAACGGCGCGTTGGACGGCGGGTGCAGTTGGATATGGATGCTCCGAGGAGGTACGAGGAGTCGGATCCGCACGTGTTCTCGTACGAACGGGCGGAACCGTTGGTAGAGGGGGATGAAGATTCTGGAAGGCAGGCCAGTTTACCGGATGATGTAAAGTTCTTTCA CTACCTTAACTTTTTCGGTGACGGTTCGTTCAACGCCGGGTCCAAACGTGGCAACGATCAGCACTACGTCGAACAGCACGAGCGGGGATCCCGCGGGGCCGGAATCTTTCAGAAGCGG GTCAAGTGGGCCGACAAAAAGGGCGGATTCGGCGAGCACTATTGGGATTTGAACCACGTAACGAGCTAG
- the LOC119770163 gene encoding uncharacterized protein LOC119770163 isoform X2, which yields MALLVVTAFPRPRWQPTLGWALGAALLLTSGVNGGYPRDVELIEPVTGNLNRNDPPPKVAASARGRHHYPSYVKGQDPVEEYNRRRLHVDTSRYLSGHREALSHWDGHRQLEAEGRALRERYGRRSGVESDRLQRQKKVQHREGVDRGRGVIGRQKVKDPIKRRVGRRVQLDMDAPRRYEESDPHVFSYERAEPLVEGDEDSGRQASLPDDVKFFQDLYCEQKSPLELEFGHLYETQDGWEERYERQDHKNHRHQGKVKWADKKGGFGEHYWDLNHVTS from the exons ATGGCCTTATTAGTGGTCACCGCCTTCCCGCGACCCCGGTGGCAGCCAACCCTGGGCTGGGCGTTGGGCGCGGCCCTGCTGCTGACCAGCGGAGTGAACGGTGGCTACCCCCGTGACGTCGAGTTGATCGAGCCGGTTACGGGGAACCTTAACCGCAACGACCCACCGCCAAAGGTTGCCGCGAGTGCGCGCGGCCGGCACCACTATCCAAGTTACGTGAAAGGTCAAGACCCGGTCGAGGAGTACAATCGCCGGAGGTTGCACGTGGACACCTCGCGGTACTTGAGCGGTCACCGGGAAGCCCTCTCGCACTGGGATGGCCACCGGCAGCTGGAGGCCGAGGGGCGGGCACTTCGGGAACGGTATGGACGGCGTTCGGGGGTTGAAAGTGATCGACTGCAGAGGCAGAAAAAAGTGCAGCATCGTGAGGGGGTCGATCGAGGCAGGGGTGTGATAGGTCGCCAGAAAGTGAAAGATCCAATTAAACGGCGCGTTGGACGGCGGGTGCAGTTGGATATGGATGCTCCGAGGAGGTACGAGGAGTCGGATCCGCACGTGTTCTCGTACGAACGGGCGGAACCGTTGGTAGAGGGGGATGAAGATTCTGGAAGGCAGGCCAGTTTACCGGATGATGTAAAGTTCTTTCA ggATCTCTACTGCGAGCAAAAGTCTCCCCTGGAGTTGGAGTTTGGTCATCTGTACGAGACTCAGGATGGCTGGGAAGAGCGGTACGAACGTCAGGATCACAAGAATCATCGACATCAGGGAAAA GTCAAGTGGGCCGACAAAAAGGGCGGATTCGGCGAGCACTATTGGGATTTGAACCACGTAACGAGCTAG